CTGATAATATAAAGCGGGTCCTCGATAGGATTCGTGAAGCCGAAAAACGATACGGGAGAGAGGTCGGAGATGTCACGCTGGTAGCAATTACAAAAACCAGGAGTTCGGATGTTGTCGCGGAGGCGGTCAGAGCGGGCTTATTCGACATCGGCGAAAACAGGGTTCAGGAGGCGGAACAGAAGTTTAGTGAAGTTGATATTGATTTTAAACGGCACCTTGTAGGGCATCTTCAGACGAACAAGGTAAAAAAGGCTCTGGAAATATTTGACGTTATACACTCTATTGACAGTTTGAAACTCGCCTCTAAAATAGCGTCGTTGGGCGGGAACGAAAAAGAATTGCTCTTAGAAGTAAACAGTTCAGAGGAAGAATCAAAATTCGGAGTAGCGCCCGATGCGGCTATAGAAATGCTTGAGGAAATAACAGAAACTACAGGATTGACTATAAACGGCTTGATGACAGTAGGACCGATGTCAGATGATGAAAACGTTATCAGGTCTGCCTTTAAGAAATTGAAATCTCTATTTGACCGTGCCGCGAGTTCGAACATCAGGGGCGTTAATATGAATTATCTATCCATGGGTATGACGAACGACTTTGAAATCGCGATCGAGGAGGGTTCAAATATGGTCAGGATAGGGCGCGCATTGTTTGGCGAGCGTTAGGAGCGGAGAGCCGAAATGGTGATCATTGCGAATTTGCTCATAGCGCTTGGTAAGATACTTGATCTGGTCATTAGCATCGGGTATATCGTATTTATAGTTCGCGCAATAATTTCATGGGTCGAGGTCGATGACAGCA
This is a stretch of genomic DNA from Candidatus Neomarinimicrobiota bacterium. It encodes these proteins:
- a CDS encoding YggS family pyridoxal phosphate-dependent enzyme, yielding MAVTKNSTADNIKRVLDRIREAEKRYGREVGDVTLVAITKTRSSDVVAEAVRAGLFDIGENRVQEAEQKFSEVDIDFKRHLVGHLQTNKVKKALEIFDVIHSIDSLKLASKIASLGGNEKELLLEVNSSEEESKFGVAPDAAIEMLEEITETTGLTINGLMTVGPMSDDENVIRSAFKKLKSLFDRAASSNIRGVNMNYLSMGMTNDFEIAIEEGSNMVRIGRALFGER